Proteins encoded in a region of the Lathamus discolor isolate bLatDis1 chromosome Z, bLatDis1.hap1, whole genome shotgun sequence genome:
- the CZH5orf34 gene encoding uncharacterized protein C5orf34 homolog has protein sequence MAERLMVLYGDDSAEVRYAGGHRLRLSPCGCEYRLDAALPSASPQLQPAPNTRQRTAFCRSAHRELLTRALDFRNRFSSRPYLPSRVIPPERKKIIFRDILEIRWPDPGTADLTRCADNGSVKISSVDGYAHLYLSELQQEFTVEFLCKVSQSSAASLHSSQKNSNYQTRDQYGKSRKNPVAEMSLKQMRIEGKKNDQSCAEGKYREPTNPEDQTDTDGGPLFYTNHSCEYVWVTQCWSVSSYPEEWKYPLSLALMCYNLNTAKKVMQTCEKKNNPSMETDVLIDPGTKETVSHLPTALPLSCRAPHLHRWTFCDFFQNEDIEKYSCPQLIQIVWWQGVFYRFIHGRKNIIEIYPGDDSVLKSEGALFGNYFMHYAIQKGTKKREEKMYSVNSLPPDVPGNSYSISSIITQATKILQYCYKTKLSLTHNYYLCCWKMVPETDGREMLPVLLYEKVIPSIGRLIVYSDHKVHAAFWDGVTLNMVWDFSNSCSKIQINEDVGWCKLTTSDGLQQLIQISNPGIYERYTRTAIEWCRSLNERKEIPEYTEHSVTEENWSADVELEKIQRFNFLLDNSNVLEGTSAAKNNPSGLTVRKTENESETEEICEGYVLEALEKTSKVIQDIESLLAACGR, from the exons ATGGCGGAGCGGCTGATGGTGCTGTACGGGGACGACTCGGCGGAGGTGCGCTACGCGGGGGGGCACCGCCTGCGGCTGTCGCCCTGCGGCTGCGAGTACCGGCTCGACGCGGCCTTGCCTTCCGCttccccccagctgcagccggCCCCGAACACCCGGCAGCGGACCGCCTTCTGCCGCAGCGCTCACCGG GAACTCCTTACTCGAGCTCTAGATTTCCGGAACAGGTTCTCTTCTCGCCCATACTTACCTTCACGTGTTATacctccagaaagaaaaaag ATTATTTTCAGGGATATCTTAGAAATTAGATGGCCTGACCCTGGTACAGCTGACCTGACAAGATGTGCAGACAACGGCAGTGTGAAGATCTCATCAGTAGATGGTTATGCTCACCTTTACCTGTCAGAATTGCAGCAGGAATTCACAGTGGAGTTCTTATGCAAAGTCAGCCAGTCATCTGCAGCATCACTACACTCCTCTCAAAAGAACAGCAACTATCAAACCAGAGATCAGTACGGAAAATCGAGAAAGAATCCTGTTGCTGAAATGTCATTGAAACAAATGAGAATAGAGGGTAAGAAGAATGATCAAAGTTGTGCTGAAGGTAAATACAGAGAACCAACCAATCCAGAGGACCAAACAGACACAGATGGAGGCCCTTTGTTCTACACAAATCACTCTTGTGAATACGTGTGGGTTACACAGTGTTGGTCCGTCTCCTCCTACCCAGAAGAATGGAAATACCCTTTGTCACTGGCACTAATGTGCTATAACTTAAACACTGCTAAGAAGGTAATGCAGACatgtgagaaaaagaacaatCCATCTATGGAAACTGATGTTTTAATAGACCCTGGAACAAAGGAAACAGTTTCTCATTTACCTACAGCTTTGCCACTCAGTTGCAGAGCCCCACACTTACACAG GTGGACTTTCTGTGACTTCTTTCAGAATGAAGACATTGAAAAGTATTCATGCCCTCAACTAATTCAAATCGTATGGTGGCAGGGTGTTTTTTATAG atttaTCCATGGTAGGAAAAACATCATAGAAATCTATCCTGGTGATGATTCAGTTCTCAAGTCAGAGGGAGCACTTTTTGGAAATTATTTCATGCACTATGCAATccagaaaggaacaaaaaag agggaagagaagatgTATTCGGTCAACAGCCTACCTCCCGATGTACCAGGAAATTCATATTCTATATCCTCCATCATCACTCAGGCAACCAA aatacTTCAGTACTGCTACAAGACTAAACTGTCACTAACTCATAACTATTatctctgctgctggaaaatg GTACCCGAGACAGATGGACGAGAAATGTTGCCAGTTTTGCTGTATGAAAAGGTTATTCCCAGCATAGGAAGACTCATCGTGTACTCGGATCATAAAGTCCATGCTGCTTTTTGGGATGGGGTGACCTTGAATATGGTCTGGGATTTCAGCAATTCGTGTAGCAAGATCCAG atAAATGAAGATGTAGGCTGGTGTAAGTTAACTACTTCTGATGGGTTACAGCAGCTAATACAAATAAGTAATCCTGGAATCTATGAAAG GTACACAAGAACAGCAATAGAATGGTGCAGAAGTTTGAATGAAAGGAAGGAGATTCCCGAATATACTGAACACTCTGTAACTGAAGAAAATTG GTCTGCTGATGTTGAGcttgaaaaaatacagagatttaACT TTTTATTGGATAATAGCAATGTTCTGGAAGGGACATCTGCTGCAAAAAACAATCCATCTGGTCTTActgtcagaaaaacagaaaatgagagcGAGACAGAAGAAATCTGTGAAGGGTACGTCCTGGAGGCTTTGGAAAAAACTTCCAAAGTAATTCAGGATATTGAATCTCTGCTTGCAGCTTGTGGGAGGTGA